The Mycobacteriales bacterium genome window below encodes:
- a CDS encoding DUF349 domain-containing protein, which translates to MTPGTDRSATSWGRIDDDGTVYVRTSAGERSVGSWQAGDPQAGLEHFARRYADLVTEVELLEQRLASGAGDPAATGKHARDLRKGLPTASVVGDLDALDQRLERLIESARGRADARAADRTAARERAVAAKEALVVEAEGLATHDSGWKTTGDRFRTIVEEWREIKGVDRRTDEALWKRLRTARDTFTRQRGAHFAALDVERDAVREHKERLITEAESLAESSDWGPTASRLKALMREWKDAGRAAKSVDDALWKRFRAAQDTFFGRRAELLRARDAEKLDNQRTREALIGEAEALDPDRDRQGARAALRRIQERYDAVGPAPRESARALDDRMRGAEERVRAAADERAQVTASNPLLDQMRQAVEKAENAVTRARAAGDDRRVAETEAALAARRDWLAEAERTTSR; encoded by the coding sequence ATGACGCCAGGCACCGACCGATCGGCCACCTCGTGGGGTCGCATCGACGACGACGGCACGGTCTACGTGCGCACGTCGGCCGGTGAACGCAGCGTCGGGTCCTGGCAGGCCGGCGACCCCCAGGCCGGCTTGGAGCATTTCGCCCGGCGCTACGCCGACCTGGTCACCGAGGTGGAGCTGCTCGAGCAGCGGCTGGCCTCCGGCGCGGGCGACCCGGCGGCCACGGGCAAGCACGCCCGCGACCTGCGCAAGGGCCTGCCCACCGCCAGCGTCGTCGGCGACCTCGATGCCCTCGACCAGCGGCTGGAGCGGCTCATCGAGTCCGCCCGCGGCCGCGCCGACGCCCGTGCGGCCGACCGGACCGCGGCCCGGGAGCGAGCGGTCGCCGCCAAGGAGGCCCTGGTGGTCGAGGCCGAAGGGCTCGCCACCCACGACTCCGGCTGGAAGACGACCGGCGACCGGTTCCGGACGATCGTCGAGGAGTGGCGCGAGATCAAGGGCGTCGACCGGCGTACCGACGAAGCACTGTGGAAACGGCTGCGGACCGCCCGCGACACCTTCACCCGCCAGCGCGGCGCGCACTTCGCCGCCCTCGACGTCGAACGCGACGCCGTACGCGAGCACAAGGAGCGCCTGATCACCGAGGCCGAGAGCCTGGCGGAGTCGAGCGACTGGGGACCCACCGCGTCGCGCCTGAAGGCGCTGATGCGGGAGTGGAAGGACGCCGGGCGCGCGGCGAAGTCGGTCGACGACGCGCTGTGGAAGCGGTTCCGCGCCGCGCAGGACACGTTCTTCGGCCGGCGGGCCGAGCTGCTACGGGCCCGGGACGCGGAGAAGCTGGACAACCAACGCACCCGGGAGGCACTGATCGGCGAGGCCGAGGCTCTCGATCCCGATCGCGACCGGCAGGGCGCCCGCGCCGCGCTGCGCCGGATCCAGGAACGCTACGACGCCGTCGGCCCTGCTCCGCGGGAGTCGGCGCGGGCCCTCGACGACCGCATGCGCGGAGCCGAGGAACGGGTCCGTGCCGCCGCCGACGAGCGGGCCCAGGTCACGGCGAGCAACCCACTGCTCGACCAGATGCGCCAGGCGGTGGAGAAGGCCGAGAACGCGGTCACCCGGGCCCGGGCCGCCGGCGACGACCGCCGGGTCGCCGAAACCGAAGCCGCCCTGGCCGCCCGGCGCGACTGGCTGGCCGAGGCCGAGCGCACCACCAGCCGCTGA
- the miaB gene encoding tRNA (N6-isopentenyl adenosine(37)-C2)-methylthiotransferase MiaB, with amino-acid sequence MNARTYTVRTFGCQMNVHDSERLAGLLEEAGYTPAAAADSADVVVLNTCAVRENADNRLYGNLGQLRPVKSGHPGMQIAVGGCLAQKDRGEITRRAPWVDVVFGTHNIGSLPALLERARHNDEAQVEIAESLEVFPSTLPTRRESSYAGWVSISVGCDNTCTFCIVPSLRGKETDRRPGDVLAEVRALVEQGVLEVTLLGQNVNSYGRSFGDRLAFGRLLRACGDVDGLERVRFTSPHPRDFTDDVIAAMAETPNVCHQLHMPLQSGSDRVLKAMRRSYRRDRYVAILDKVRAAMPDAAVTTDIIVGFPGETEEDFAATVDVVRRAEFAGAFTFQYSPRPGTPAAGMADQIPKPVVQERYDRLVEAVEEGAWQGNKRLVGEVVEVLVTTGEGRKDAATHRMTGRARDGRLVHFAGSPQVRPGDVVHTAVTYAAPHHLVADGPVQAHRRTRAGDASEAGLRPATPGVLLGMPTVGAPAS; translated from the coding sequence GTGAACGCACGCACCTACACGGTCCGCACCTTCGGGTGCCAGATGAACGTGCACGACTCCGAACGACTGGCCGGGCTGCTCGAGGAGGCCGGCTACACCCCCGCGGCCGCCGCGGACTCCGCCGACGTCGTGGTCCTCAACACCTGTGCGGTCCGGGAGAACGCCGACAACCGGCTCTACGGCAACCTCGGCCAGCTGCGCCCGGTCAAGTCCGGCCACCCGGGCATGCAGATCGCGGTGGGCGGCTGCCTGGCTCAGAAGGACCGCGGCGAGATCACCCGGCGGGCGCCCTGGGTGGACGTGGTCTTCGGCACCCACAACATCGGGTCGCTGCCGGCACTGCTGGAGCGGGCCCGGCACAACGACGAGGCGCAGGTGGAGATCGCCGAGTCGCTCGAGGTGTTCCCCTCGACCCTGCCGACCCGGCGGGAGTCGTCCTACGCCGGGTGGGTGTCGATCTCGGTCGGGTGTGACAACACCTGCACGTTCTGCATTGTGCCGTCGCTGCGCGGCAAGGAGACCGACCGGCGCCCGGGCGACGTGCTCGCCGAGGTCCGAGCGCTGGTCGAGCAGGGCGTCCTGGAGGTCACGCTGCTCGGGCAGAACGTCAACTCCTACGGCCGCAGCTTCGGTGACCGGCTCGCCTTCGGCCGGCTGCTGCGGGCCTGCGGCGACGTCGACGGGCTGGAGCGGGTCCGCTTCACCAGCCCGCACCCGCGGGACTTCACCGACGACGTGATCGCGGCGATGGCCGAGACGCCCAACGTCTGCCACCAGCTGCACATGCCACTGCAGTCGGGCTCGGACAGGGTGCTCAAGGCGATGCGGCGCTCCTACCGGCGCGACCGCTACGTCGCGATCCTCGACAAGGTGCGCGCCGCGATGCCGGACGCGGCCGTCACGACCGACATCATCGTCGGCTTCCCGGGCGAGACGGAGGAGGACTTCGCGGCGACGGTGGACGTCGTACGCCGGGCCGAATTCGCCGGAGCGTTCACCTTCCAGTACTCGCCGCGGCCCGGTACGCCGGCCGCGGGTATGGCTGATCAGATCCCGAAGCCGGTCGTGCAGGAGCGGTACGACCGACTGGTCGAGGCCGTCGAAGAGGGTGCCTGGCAAGGGAACAAGCGGCTCGTCGGCGAGGTGGTCGAGGTGCTCGTCACGACCGGCGAGGGACGCAAGGACGCGGCGACGCACCGGATGACCGGCCGGGCGCGGGACGGCCGGCTGGTGCACTTCGCCGGATCGCCGCAGGTCCGGCCCGGCGACGTCGTGCACACCGCTGTCACCTACGCCGCGCCGCACCACCTGGTCGCCGACGGCCCGGTGCAAGCGCACCGGCGTACCCGCGCCGGCGACGCGAGTGAGGCGGGGCTGCGTCCGGCGACTCCTGGGGTGCTGCTGGGCATGCCGACGGTCGGTGCGCCGGCGAGCTGA
- a CDS encoding amidohydrolase family protein has protein sequence MSGARPGRIDAHHHLWDVTRRDYPWLDDPACAPIRRTFALDDLTPLLDRSGVAQTVVVQAVDIAEETADLLETADGPGVVAGVVGWVDLTKGDVGDRITALRAGTGGARLVGFRHGVQGEPDPDWLCRPEVRRGLGAVADAGLVYDLLTLPGQLPAAVRTVIDQPDLRFVVDHLSKPPIASGDREPWETRIRALAAQDNVVCKLSGMVTEADRGAWTVDDLRPYADVVLDAFGPERLMFGSDWPVCTLAAPYDRVMAAAEDLTGQLSETERAAVFGDTARRVYRLA, from the coding sequence GTGAGCGGCGCGCGGCCCGGGCGGATCGACGCCCACCACCATCTGTGGGACGTGACCCGTCGCGACTACCCGTGGCTCGACGATCCGGCCTGCGCCCCCATCCGGCGCACCTTCGCCCTCGACGACCTCACCCCGCTGCTCGACCGGTCCGGCGTCGCGCAGACCGTCGTGGTGCAGGCCGTGGACATCGCGGAGGAGACCGCCGACCTGCTCGAGACCGCCGACGGCCCGGGCGTGGTCGCCGGCGTCGTCGGCTGGGTGGACCTGACCAAGGGCGATGTGGGCGATCGGATTACGGCGTTGCGCGCCGGCACCGGCGGCGCGCGGCTCGTGGGTTTCCGGCACGGGGTCCAGGGCGAGCCCGACCCTGATTGGCTGTGCCGGCCCGAAGTCCGGCGCGGGCTGGGCGCCGTCGCCGACGCCGGGCTCGTCTACGACCTACTCACCCTCCCCGGGCAGCTGCCCGCCGCCGTGCGCACCGTGATCGACCAGCCCGATCTTCGCTTCGTCGTCGACCACCTGTCGAAGCCGCCGATCGCCTCGGGGGACCGCGAGCCCTGGGAGACCAGGATCCGGGCGCTGGCCGCGCAGGACAACGTCGTGTGCAAGCTGTCCGGGATGGTCACCGAGGCCGACCGCGGCGCCTGGACGGTCGACGACCTGCGCCCCTACGCCGACGTGGTGCTCGACGCGTTCGGCCCGGAGCGGTTGATGTTCGGCTCGGATTGGCCGGTGTGCACGCTCGCCGCGCCGTACGACCGGGTCATGGCGGCGGCGGAGGACCTGACCGGCCAGCTCTCCGAGACCGAACGGGCGGCGGTGTTCGGTGACACCGCGCGGCGGGTCTACCGCCTCGCCTGA
- a CDS encoding aldo/keto reductase, protein MSDTVAETTGRRVDEQRPLGATDLTVSALSLGTAPLGNLFTEVTDDEATATVRRAVELGLSYVDTAPFYGHGVAERRTGAALAGLPPGRVRLSTKVGRLIRPASGADTGDFAVAGDTMPVFDFTADGVRRSLEESLQRLGLDRVDIVYIHDPDDHVEQALTEAYPALHQLRSEGVVSAIGVGMNGPQIPARFVRETDIDCVLLAGRYTLLDQSGLTELLPLCLERTVSVVVGGVYNSGILADPRPGARFDYRPAAPEVLDRARRLDAVCRRHGVPLAAAALQFPLRHPAVASVLTGVRSVAELETNAAALATPVPADLWAELIADGLLPA, encoded by the coding sequence GTGAGCGACACGGTGGCGGAGACGACCGGCCGGCGGGTCGACGAGCAGCGCCCGCTCGGCGCCACCGACCTCACGGTCAGCGCGCTCTCGCTCGGCACCGCACCGCTCGGGAACCTCTTCACCGAGGTCACCGACGACGAGGCGACGGCGACCGTACGTCGGGCCGTCGAGCTCGGGCTCAGTTACGTCGACACGGCGCCGTTCTACGGCCACGGCGTCGCCGAACGGCGTACCGGCGCGGCACTGGCCGGGCTCCCGCCGGGCCGGGTCCGGCTCTCCACCAAGGTGGGGCGGCTGATCCGACCGGCGAGCGGCGCCGACACCGGTGACTTCGCGGTCGCCGGCGACACCATGCCGGTCTTCGACTTCACTGCGGACGGCGTACGCCGATCCCTCGAGGAGAGCCTGCAGCGGCTCGGGCTCGACCGGGTCGACATCGTCTACATCCACGACCCCGACGACCACGTCGAGCAGGCGCTCACCGAGGCCTACCCGGCGCTGCACCAGCTCCGCAGCGAAGGCGTCGTGTCGGCGATCGGCGTGGGCATGAACGGCCCGCAGATCCCGGCCCGGTTCGTGCGCGAGACGGACATCGACTGCGTGCTGCTCGCCGGGCGCTACACCCTGCTCGACCAGTCCGGGCTGACCGAGCTGCTCCCGCTGTGCCTCGAGCGCACCGTGTCGGTCGTCGTCGGCGGCGTCTACAACTCCGGCATCCTCGCCGATCCGCGCCCCGGCGCCCGCTTCGACTACCGCCCGGCCGCGCCGGAGGTCCTCGACCGGGCCCGGCGGCTGGACGCCGTGTGCCGCCGGCACGGGGTGCCGCTGGCCGCCGCGGCGCTGCAGTTCCCGTTGCGGCACCCGGCCGTCGCCTCGGTGCTCACCGGGGTGCGATCGGTGGCCGAACTCGAGACCAACGCCGCCGCGCTGGCGACGCCGGTGCCCGCCGACCTGTGGGCGGAGCTGATCGCGGACGGGCTGTTGCCGGCGTGA
- a CDS encoding fumarylacetoacetate hydrolase family protein, with translation MRFGDPGRETPVVRTDDGRLLDLRPVTADIDPAFIRDGGLDRIRAAVGAGDLPAAQTDGLRVGAPMSRPGKVVCIGLNYRDHAAETHADIPGEPVVFTKASNTVIGPYDEVLIPRGSVKTDWEVELAVVIGAPARYLESPEAARAVIAGYAISNDVSERAFQLERGGQWVKGKSCETFNPLGPWLVPADEVPDPQALGLRLSVNGETRQDGTTKDMIFAVDYVIWYLSQFMVLDPGDVVNTGTPAGVAMGMPDQPYLRAGDVMELEVDGLGRQRQQVGQA, from the coding sequence ATGAGGTTCGGGGATCCGGGCCGGGAGACGCCGGTCGTACGCACCGACGACGGCCGGCTGCTCGACCTACGGCCGGTCACCGCCGACATCGACCCGGCTTTTATCAGGGACGGCGGTCTCGACCGGATCCGGGCGGCCGTCGGGGCCGGTGACCTGCCGGCCGCGCAGACCGACGGGCTCCGCGTCGGGGCACCGATGTCGCGCCCGGGCAAGGTCGTCTGCATCGGCCTCAACTACCGCGACCACGCCGCGGAGACGCACGCCGACATCCCCGGCGAGCCGGTGGTGTTCACGAAGGCGAGCAACACGGTCATCGGCCCCTACGACGAGGTGCTGATCCCGCGGGGGAGCGTCAAGACCGACTGGGAGGTCGAGCTCGCCGTGGTCATCGGCGCGCCCGCCCGCTACCTCGAGTCGCCGGAGGCCGCCCGGGCCGTCATCGCCGGCTACGCCATCAGCAACGACGTCTCCGAGCGGGCCTTCCAGCTCGAGCGCGGCGGGCAGTGGGTCAAGGGCAAGTCGTGCGAGACCTTCAACCCGCTCGGGCCGTGGCTGGTCCCCGCCGACGAGGTTCCCGACCCGCAGGCGCTCGGCCTGCGGCTGTCGGTCAACGGCGAGACGCGGCAGGACGGCACCACCAAGGACATGATCTTCGCGGTCGACTACGTGATCTGGTACCTCAGCCAGTTCATGGTGCTCGACCCGGGCGATGTCGTGAACACCGGTACGCCGGCCGGCGTCGCGATGGGAATGCCCGACCAGCCCTACCTGCGGGCCGGCGACGTCATGGAGCTCGAGGTCGACGGTCTCGGCCGCCAGCGGCAGCAGGTCGGCCAGGCGTGA
- a CDS encoding L-fuconate dehydratase — MPSRVTALETTDIRFPTSRDLDGSDAMNPDPDYSAAYVVLHTDDPAGLAGHGFAFTIGRGNDVVVAAIEVLRDHLVGLSVEEMVADMGAFARRLTHDSPLRWLGPEKGVMHMAIAAVVNAAWDLYARREGKPLWKLLADLSPQQVVDLVDFRYLSDALPPQRALDILQAAEPGKADREHRLRGEGYPAYTTSPGWLGYDDAKLARLAREAVDQGFTQIKLKVGADLDDDIRRLRTARAVVGDKVRIAVDANQRWDVADAIAWMRRLAEFDPWWIEEPTSPDDILGHAAIRRGIAPIRVATGEHVQNRVVFKQLMQAEAIDVCQIDAARVGGVNENIAILLLATAFGIPVCPHAGGVGLCELVQHLSMFDFVAVSTTMQDRAIEYVDHLHEHFVDPVTVTDARFHVPTAPGFSAQIRPESLAEYQFPDGPVWKEA, encoded by the coding sequence GTGCCCTCGCGCGTCACCGCGCTGGAGACGACCGACATCCGTTTCCCGACCTCCCGCGATCTGGACGGGTCGGACGCGATGAACCCCGACCCCGACTACTCCGCGGCCTACGTCGTCCTGCACACCGACGACCCGGCCGGGCTCGCCGGGCACGGTTTCGCGTTCACCATCGGCCGTGGCAACGACGTGGTCGTGGCCGCGATCGAGGTGCTGCGCGACCACCTGGTCGGCCTGTCGGTCGAGGAGATGGTGGCCGACATGGGCGCCTTCGCCCGCCGGCTCACCCATGACAGCCCGCTGCGCTGGCTGGGCCCGGAGAAGGGCGTCATGCACATGGCGATCGCCGCGGTCGTCAACGCGGCGTGGGACCTCTACGCCCGCCGCGAGGGCAAGCCGCTGTGGAAGCTGCTGGCCGATCTGAGCCCGCAGCAGGTCGTCGACCTCGTCGACTTCCGCTACCTGTCCGACGCCCTCCCCCCGCAACGCGCGTTGGACATCCTGCAGGCGGCCGAGCCCGGAAAGGCCGACCGCGAGCACCGGCTTCGGGGCGAGGGATATCCGGCGTACACCACGAGTCCCGGCTGGCTCGGCTACGACGACGCCAAGCTCGCCCGGCTGGCCCGGGAGGCCGTCGACCAGGGCTTCACCCAGATCAAGCTCAAGGTGGGCGCCGACCTCGACGATGACATCCGCCGGCTGCGGACGGCCCGGGCGGTGGTCGGCGACAAGGTCCGCATCGCGGTCGACGCCAACCAGCGGTGGGACGTCGCCGACGCGATCGCCTGGATGCGCCGGCTGGCCGAGTTCGACCCGTGGTGGATCGAGGAACCGACCAGCCCGGACGACATCCTCGGCCACGCCGCCATCCGGCGGGGCATCGCCCCGATCCGCGTCGCCACCGGTGAGCACGTGCAGAACCGCGTCGTCTTCAAGCAGCTCATGCAGGCCGAGGCGATCGACGTCTGCCAGATCGACGCGGCACGGGTCGGCGGCGTCAACGAGAACATCGCGATCCTGCTGCTGGCCACGGCCTTCGGCATCCCGGTCTGCCCGCACGCGGGCGGCGTCGGGCTGTGTGAGCTGGTGCAGCACCTCTCGATGTTCGACTTCGTCGCGGTCAGCACGACCATGCAGGACCGGGCGATCGAATACGTCGACCACCTGCACGAGCACTTCGTCGACCCGGTGACGGTCACCGACGCGCGCTTCCACGTGCCGACCGCACCCGGCTTCTCCGCGCAGATCCGCCCCGAATCCCTTGCCGAATACCAGTTCCCGGATGGTCCAGTGTGGAAAGAGGCATGA
- a CDS encoding SDR family oxidoreductase — MNDFEGLAAIVTGGGSGIGLATASLLAERGAEVAVLDVDPSPAPKPLLGFPADVTDDASVRAAVDEAVTALGRLDVVVNNAGIGAQGTVEDNSDDEWHRVFDVNVVGMVRVARAALPHLRRSAHPAIVNTCSVAATAGLPQRALYSASKGAVQSLTMAMSADLARDGVRVNCVNPGTVDTPWVGRLLDAAADPAGERAALEARQPIGRLVSADEVAQAIAYLASPLSASTTGTALAVDGGMQGLRLRPA; from the coding sequence ATGAACGACTTCGAGGGTCTGGCCGCGATAGTGACCGGTGGCGGATCCGGGATCGGGCTGGCGACCGCGTCGCTGCTGGCCGAGCGGGGCGCTGAGGTGGCCGTGCTCGACGTCGACCCGTCACCGGCGCCCAAACCGCTGCTGGGCTTCCCCGCCGACGTCACCGACGACGCCTCCGTGCGGGCGGCGGTCGATGAGGCCGTGACCGCGCTCGGCCGGCTCGACGTCGTCGTCAACAACGCCGGCATCGGCGCGCAGGGAACGGTCGAGGACAACAGCGACGACGAGTGGCACCGGGTCTTCGACGTCAACGTGGTGGGCATGGTGCGCGTCGCCCGGGCCGCGCTCCCCCACCTACGCCGGTCCGCGCACCCCGCGATCGTCAACACCTGCTCTGTCGCGGCCACCGCGGGCCTCCCGCAGCGGGCGCTCTACTCGGCCAGCAAGGGCGCGGTGCAGTCGCTCACCATGGCGATGTCCGCAGACCTCGCGCGCGACGGTGTGCGGGTCAACTGCGTCAACCCGGGCACCGTCGACACCCCGTGGGTGGGTCGCCTGCTCGACGCGGCGGCGGATCCGGCCGGCGAGCGGGCCGCGCTCGAAGCCCGCCAGCCGATCGGCCGGCTGGTCTCCGCCGACGAGGTCGCCCAGGCGATCGCCTACCTCGCGAGCCCGCTCTCGGCGTCGACCACCGGTACGGCGCTGGCCGTCGACGGCGGCATGCAGGGTCTGCGGCTGCGCCCCGCGTAG
- the rny gene encoding ribonuclease Y, with translation MSGLLQALIVVLLGVVLVGVVVLIRVVVVTSRAKAIAGRTQSPAETTPQHPPEASTSPVDPVATAAADHAAGEDASEEAARIIATARAEAESSAATARRRAEAEAASVRRTVAQEADEARHALAVETDNLRRQADLDATAVVQRARHRAEQDAQREAERITETARAALADAERREQRVVEREARLDEDRARLDQRDRELIDTQHALDVRESELEEFDADYQRALERAAGLTAADAKAELLTVLESQVRRESAIVVRDAEAAATATAEQRARQIVTDAIQRIASDQTAESVVSVMHLPADEMKGRIIGREGRNIRAFESVTGVNVIIDDTPEAVLLSCFDPVRREIGRLTLEKLILDGRIHPHRIEEVYEQSKVEIDALCLRAGEEAVLEVGVGEIHPELIALLGRLRYRTSYGQNVLAHLIETAHIAGIMAAELHMPTALLTRAAFLHDIGKALTHEVSGSHAIIGAELARKYGEHPDVVHAIEAHHNEVAPQTIEAVLTQAADACSGGRPGARRESLESYVHRLEQIEQIAGSRPGVEKVFAMQAGREVRVMVSPEEVDDLGAQMLARDVAKQIEADLTYPGQIRVTVVRESRATEIAR, from the coding sequence GTGTCAGGTCTCCTCCAGGCGCTCATCGTGGTGCTTCTTGGCGTCGTCCTCGTCGGTGTCGTCGTCTTGATTCGCGTGGTGGTGGTGACCAGTCGGGCCAAGGCCATCGCCGGTCGCACCCAGTCCCCGGCGGAAACCACCCCGCAGCACCCGCCCGAGGCGTCCACGAGTCCGGTCGACCCTGTTGCCACCGCGGCTGCCGACCACGCGGCCGGCGAGGACGCGTCGGAGGAGGCCGCCCGCATCATCGCTACCGCCCGTGCCGAGGCGGAGTCGTCCGCTGCGACCGCACGGCGTCGGGCGGAGGCGGAGGCCGCCTCGGTCCGGCGGACCGTCGCCCAGGAGGCCGACGAAGCCCGGCACGCGCTCGCGGTCGAGACCGACAACCTGCGCCGACAGGCCGACCTCGACGCGACTGCTGTGGTGCAACGGGCCCGGCACCGGGCCGAGCAGGACGCACAGCGGGAGGCCGAGCGGATCACCGAGACGGCCCGGGCGGCACTCGCCGACGCCGAACGCCGCGAGCAGCGGGTGGTCGAGCGCGAGGCCCGGCTCGACGAGGACCGGGCCCGGCTGGACCAGCGTGACCGGGAGCTGATCGACACGCAGCATGCGCTCGACGTCCGGGAGAGCGAGCTGGAGGAGTTCGACGCCGACTACCAGCGGGCGCTCGAACGCGCCGCCGGGCTGACCGCAGCCGACGCCAAGGCCGAGCTCCTCACGGTGCTGGAGTCGCAGGTACGCCGGGAGTCCGCGATCGTCGTCCGCGACGCGGAGGCGGCGGCCACCGCGACCGCGGAGCAGCGGGCCCGCCAGATCGTCACCGACGCCATCCAGCGCATCGCCAGCGACCAGACCGCGGAGAGCGTGGTCAGCGTCATGCACCTGCCGGCCGATGAGATGAAGGGCCGCATCATCGGCCGCGAGGGCCGCAATATCCGGGCGTTCGAATCGGTCACCGGCGTCAACGTGATCATCGACGACACCCCCGAAGCCGTGCTGCTGTCCTGCTTCGACCCGGTACGCCGCGAGATCGGCCGGCTCACCCTGGAGAAGCTCATCCTCGACGGCCGGATCCATCCGCACCGGATCGAGGAGGTCTACGAGCAGAGCAAGGTCGAGATCGACGCGCTGTGCCTCCGCGCCGGGGAAGAGGCCGTTCTCGAGGTGGGTGTCGGCGAGATCCACCCGGAGCTGATCGCCCTGTTGGGCCGGCTGCGTTACCGCACCTCCTACGGCCAGAACGTGCTCGCCCACCTGATCGAGACGGCGCACATCGCCGGGATCATGGCCGCCGAGCTGCACATGCCCACCGCCCTGCTGACCCGGGCGGCGTTCCTGCACGACATCGGCAAGGCGCTGACCCACGAGGTCTCCGGCAGCCACGCCATCATCGGCGCCGAGCTGGCCCGCAAGTACGGCGAGCACCCCGACGTCGTCCATGCGATCGAGGCGCACCACAACGAGGTCGCCCCACAGACGATCGAGGCGGTACTCACCCAGGCCGCCGATGCCTGCTCCGGCGGGCGCCCCGGTGCCCGCCGGGAGAGCCTCGAGTCCTACGTCCACCGGCTCGAGCAGATCGAGCAGATCGCCGGCAGCCGGCCCGGGGTGGAGAAGGTCTTCGCCATGCAGGCTGGCCGCGAGGTGCGGGTGATGGTCTCGCCCGAGGAGGTCGACGACCTCGGGGCCCAGATGCTGGCCCGCGACGTGGCGAAGCAGATCGAAGCCGATCTGACCTACCCGGGCCAGATCCGGGTGACGGTCGTCCGGGAATCCCGGGCCACCGAGATCGCCCGCTGA
- a CDS encoding regulatory protein RecX, translated as MSTRRATRRSSRSDRADDRTDDRGTGPPADPESVARTICLRLLTQGPRTRAQLADALSRRGVPDEAAGRVLARLGEVGLIDDATFARSWVSSRHHGRGLAGRALSAELRHRGVDPETTAEAVGELDPDTEEQTARALVRRRLAGSGDARLDPVTRQRRLLGLLARKGYPAGLAYRVVREELTARGSQIDDLAGRGDPDAAEAVDLSLGDGP; from the coding sequence ATGAGCACCCGGCGTGCGACCCGTCGTTCCTCGCGGTCGGACCGGGCCGACGACCGTACCGACGATCGCGGCACCGGCCCGCCGGCCGATCCGGAGTCGGTGGCAAGGACCATCTGTCTGCGCCTGCTGACCCAGGGGCCGCGCACCCGGGCCCAGCTCGCGGACGCGCTGTCCCGACGTGGCGTCCCCGACGAGGCTGCGGGCCGGGTGCTCGCCCGGTTGGGCGAGGTCGGACTGATCGACGATGCCACCTTCGCCCGCTCCTGGGTGAGCTCGCGGCACCACGGTCGCGGGCTGGCCGGCCGGGCGCTGAGCGCGGAGCTGCGGCACCGCGGGGTCGACCCCGAGACGACGGCGGAGGCGGTGGGGGAGCTCGACCCGGACACCGAGGAGCAGACCGCTCGGGCCCTCGTCCGCCGCCGGCTGGCCGGCAGCGGCGACGCCCGGCTCGATCCGGTCACGCGCCAGCGTCGGCTGCTGGGACTGCTCGCCCGCAAGGGCTATCCCGCGGGCCTCGCCTATCGCGTGGTCCGGGAGGAGCTGACGGCGCGGGGGAGTCAGATCGATGACCTCGCGGGCCGCGGCGACCCCGACGCGGCGGAGGCGGTCGATCTCTCGCTCGGCGACGGTCCGTAG